A stretch of DNA from Methanolinea mesophila:
CCTGGGTGCGGTCAACGATGCGATCATCCGCGGGGGAGTGTACGATAATTCCTGCGGGCTGCTTCTCATCTCGGGCCCGAACCTGATAAAATTCGTTCCTGCCGAAAGGTCAACGCTCCATGCCCGGCGGCTGATCGATGAAGCAGGCCGGATGCCACGGGTGTATTCCTCTTTTCGGAGCCTTGAACCCTCGTCCGCACGGGGGATGCAGGTAAAGATCGCGCAGGAACGCACGGAATTAACGGGCGGAAACGGACCTGGCGGGGTGGATGACCATCTCCTCCGCCTTTCGGAGGTCTACCGGGGATTCCTTCCCGGCATGCGCACCCCGACCTTCGACCTGCAGGTCAGGAACGTGATGAGAGCGAGGAAAAATTCTGCCGTCTATGTGTTCAGCCTGTACCAGGGCGATCTCAGCCATCTTCGATCGCTGGTCCTCCAATCACGGCAAGCAGGGTGCGAGACGGTGCTCCAGGTACCGTCTGCGCTGCCGGACGGAGGGGGGAGCGGGGAACTCACCATGATTCGCGGGGTCGACACCGTGGTGATAAAATGATCTCCCGATGGAGACTTGGGGTCACGGTCGTGGCGGGCCTGGCATTCGTCGCCTCGGGTGTGGCCGTATCATGGAACAACCAGGCATTTCTGCTGATCGCCGGGCTGCTGGTCCTTTATCTTGCAGTCCTTCTGGCATCGGTGAGAAAGGATCTCGGAGGAGTGTATCCGGTGTGCGCGGGCCAGCCCCCTGTTATCCTGCTCGCGGCGATCAGCCCCATTTTTTCGCTCGCAGGAGAACTCCTGGTTATCGGTCTCGGGGTGGGGATCGAACTCCGCGCCTGGTCGGCCCGGGAAGGCTATCTTCTGCTTGGATCGCTGGTTGCAGCAGGAATTGCCGGGATGGTGCTCATGATCCCGGTCCATGCGGGTCTCCTCCCCCTGCTCGTGCTGGTGCTCGCAGGGGCGGGCACCGGACTCCTGCTGCTGAACGAACAGCGTATCAATCTCGTGTTCAGAGGGAAGCATGAAGGTTAAAGGATTTTCTGATTATACGCTTGCCGGGGGGATCATCCTCGGGGCGGCGGCACTGCTCCTGGGAGTGGCATGGTTCACCAACCGGTCTGACATCACCACGGCAACTCTTTTCCTGGCGGGGGTGGGCTGTTTCCTCGGGGGGATATTCATGCTTACCTTCATGAAAGAAGAAAATCCCCACCCGGGCGCGGTTGCGCTCCTTGGCCGTGCCGAGAGCCTCAATATCTCCCGGATGTGTTCGGACCTGGGGGTCAGGGGTGATGCCTGGATACTCCCGGGCGCTCATCATGGGGACCTGTGGCAGTTTATACCGGTTGCCGACGGGATCCCCCCCGAACCGGTCAGGGATTTTTCTTACATGGTCCAGGGCGGGACCCCCGGCGTGGTACTCGTCCCGGCAGGGAAGCCGCTTCTGGAGATGCTCTTTCGCGACCATTCCCTGATCCTCCCGGAAAACGAGTCGGAACTGCCCTCTACCATCAGGGAAGTTTTCGAGGATGTTCTCGAGATCGCCTCCGGGGCACACGCCGCCCTTGAAGGGGACCAGTGGGTGGTTACCCTGACAGGCTACCGGTTGTTCGAGGGGTGCAGGTATATCAACGCGGCATCCCCGAAGTGCTGCACCATGAATCCCTGCGGGGCATGCTCCCTGGCGGGGTGCATGTTCACCGCGGCGCTCGGGCGTCCCCACCAAATCTCAAGGGTCGAACTTATGGAGAGAGAACAGGGTATCCGGATATTCTGCATCACCGGGGCCGTACCGTGATCCAGAGGTGAAGGTCCCGGTAACTCGCGTTGATCCTGTCCTGTCCCCGGACCTCTGCCCCGGGGGCCTGGTCGATGAACAGGAGGAACTGGATCTGATTATACCCGGTCTCGTTGACCCTGAACGGTAACTTCTCCTGGTAGGTCTGGTTATCGGGAAGATCGACCCTCTGCTGCGACATCTCATCCATTTTAATGATGGACGAGGCACCCGAAGCCGGATCCGATTCCCTGTCGAGGAGCCATACCTCGACGAAATAGCTCGCATTCCGGTACTCGTGGTTCCCGATCCCCACGATCACCTCCTGCGGATCCCCTGTCCTGATCATGGTGGGGTAATCCGAGGCCTTACCCTCGCTGCCCAGGATATAAAATTCGGTGAATTTTTCCCCTTCCTTTGGCACCGCGATCACGTACGCGGTAGCGACCAGGGCGCCCGCGATGGCGATCAGGAGCAGGACCGAGAGTGCCCGGTCGGTCTTTCCTGCCGAAGGATCGAAAAACTCGGCTTTGAACGCAACGGACAAGCCCCTGAAAGGGACCGAAAACCGCGCTTCAGGAGCAATCTGCGCCCTCCTGAACTGGGCCACGATCGCCATAGCCAGTGTAAATATGGCCAGGCTGATCACCAGGGGGTCGAGACGGATTCCCCAGGGAGTATAATTCAACACCAGGCCGATGAGGGGAACCACTGCAATGGAGAGCCCGAATGAGAGCGCCAGCCGTTCGATACCGTCGATCTCCGTCTTCCCGGGGAATAACGCACATATAAGGGAATACCCGGGAAAGAAGAGGATCATGGGGAGCGCGATGATAACCCGGAGGAACGTCCCGTTCACTATCGGGATGTAAATGACCGCCGCGCTCGCGATGGTCCAAAGATACACCAAAGCCAGGTCCGGGGGGGTATTCCGGGGGGAGAACGCGTCCAGGACGCCGGCCCCCGCATTATGCTCGTCCATGTGTGTATCAGCGTCTCATGAAGAACAAAAGTCCGGACAGGCAGAGTGCACCAAGAATTGTCAGGAACCCGAGGGGTATTTTTCCTGCAGGCTGGGGAGTGGTTACGGCGGTATGCATCGGGGTCCCGTCGGCCGGGGGCACAGTGGTAGAAATTCCGCTCGCGACCGTCGTCACGGGTTCATCTCCGGGAATTGTCGGAACTGTCCCGGTCGTTTGCACCGAGGTCGGCGACACGGTATCAGTGATGACTGCTGCGCTCCCACCTGAGGTACCTCCTCCCGAGGACGGAGCGGAGGTACTGGTCGGGGATACGGTCGGGAACGCGGTGCCTGACGGCACTCCGTTTCCAATGGTGATGGTCCTGTCGAGGACGAGGTTCCCGTCAATCGTTACCTTCACCCGGATGCTCCCATCCGAGATACCGTCCGGGATGAACGATATTTCGGAATTATCGGGCCCCCGTTTCACGCCCGCGAGGGAAATGCCCGAGGATACGATACCCGCACCGGCGGAGGGGGTTCCCGAGAGCCTCAGATAATCGTAGGTTCCTGCGGGGATCGTCCCGGATTCCGAGGCTGAAAAGACCCCGTTCACAGAATTTCCTACTTTTTTCACCGTGGTATCATTCTTTTTTACCTCGAGCACGTTATAGTCCGTGTCATAGAGGGTTGCCTTGATCTGGCCTGATTCAAGCGTAAAAGGCATCACAAACCGGGAGGTCTCGAAGGTGAAGTCCTGGCCTTGCTGGACCGCGAACCTTCCCTCGATCCCGATTGAAAATGTCTGATTGTCTCCCAGGTCCTGTATCGAGATGAACACCGTATCCCCGCGATCCAGGGTCGCAGGAGAGAGGGTGACCACAGTGGCTGCCGCGCTCGCGGCCAGGGCCAGGAGCAGGACCAGGCAGACACCGATTGATCGATTCCACATGTGCATCGTGCCTTTAGTGTAGTATATCGAAGCCGCCTGGCTTAAAATTGTGGTCGTCCGGGTTCAATCCGGGTGTGGTGAAACAGGACCGGAGCCGTTCTAAAAACCAGGGGGTTTGCGATCCCCCCATCGCAAAATGAGTACCAAGTACAATGCGGTTCGTAATGAGCCCAATCGCATCGTAGAGATATTTCCCCAAGCCCTCTCTGAGGGCATGAAATGTGTCGGGCACCCGGTACAATAAGCATATGCCATACACCGTTGCACGGCATAGTAAAAACAGACAAATAATATTCCGTTATTTCGCAGACGGTGGTGAATGGCGGTCCGGATGGAATCGCGGCTCCACAGAATTTATTTAGAGATTATATGATTCTTTTCAAAAAACGCATGCATGTATAAATGAAAATGCCGGAGGCATTTTCAATAAAAATAGTCGTTACCCTCCCATCGCGATTAGAACACCCTGATTGATGCAGGCGAGGCCCTCGTCCTCTCTTCCGACCTTCTTCAGGGTGATGCCTTTATTGAACAAGCATTCGGCGTTCTGGGGATCGCATTTGAGGGCATTGTCGTAACACGCGATCGCCTCCTCGTGTCTCCCCACGGAATCGAGGGCATTGGCCTTGCTGTGCCATGCCGAGGCGAGCGTGTGTACCGAAGAACTTGCAAGCGCCTGATCGTAGTACTCCATGGCCTTTGGAAGCTCTCCCTTATGCATCATCTCATCGCCGTATCGTATCCAGATCCCGGCGTCGTTCGTACTTTCGGTCGTGTGTTTTGTGCGGTCTGCAGTATTCATTTTTTTTACCCCCCACCATCGGGTTTCATGTTCTCCCCCCGATGGCTGATTGATGAATAATATCGGTCTAAATATATTTTTATGCACTAATATGCTGCATGTCGACGGTGCATGCCCACAGCGCCGGGTTGATATGCCGGGCATTGATCCGGCGGTATTTTCACCGGAAATTATTCCTTTCATGTTTCAGGGGGTTATTTATTCTTCCCGTATCAGCAGACCTGCGTATCGCGGATTCTGCCACACTATCAATTCGATCTCCGGCGGCGGAGAGCAGGGTTGAGAGAAGCCGGGGCTGTAAATGGTCTGAAAAAAGGTTGTTATCTTCCCATCGCGATCCGGACACCGTGGTTGATGCAGGCGAGGCCCTCGTCCTCTTTCCCGACCTTCTTCAGGGTCAGGCCCTTATTGAACCAGCACTCGGCGTTCTGGGGATCGCATTTCAGGGCATTGTCGTAACACGCGATCGCCTCATCATGTCTCCCCACGGAATCGAGGGCATTGGCCTTGCTGTGCCATGCCGAGGCGAGCGTGTGTACCGAAGAACTTGCGAGCGCCTGGTCGTAGTACTCCATGGCCTTTGGAAGTTCTCCCTTATGCATCATCTCATCGCCGTATCGTATCCAGATCTCGGCGTCGTTCGTACTTTCGGTCGCGTGTTTTGTGCGGTCTGCAGTATTCATTTTTTTACCCCCCACCATCGGGTTTCATGTTCTCCCCCCGATGGCTGATTGATGAATAATATCGGTCTAAATATATTTTTATGCACTAATAGGCTGCATGTCGACGGTGCATGCCCACAGCGCCGGGTTGAAATGCCGGGCATTGATCCGGCAGTATTTTCCCCAGGTAATATTCCCCCTTTCTTGATTTCCGGCTGTCCGGTTATTCTTCCCGTAAGAGACCGGACTCCTGTATCATGAGGCAGTCCGATCATCAGGTCTATCGCAGGTGGCAGAGAGCGGAAGCCAGGATCAGGATGGTCCCAAAATAGTTCGAAAAAAGGTGTTATCTTCCCATCGCGATCAGAACGCCCTGGTTGATGCAGGCGAGGCCCTCGTCCTCTTTCCCGACCTTCTTCAGGGTCAGGCCCTTATTGAACCAGCACTCGGCGTTCTGTGGATCACATTTAAGGGCATTATCGTAACACGCGATCGCCTCATCATGTCTTCCCACGGAATCGAGGGCATTGGCCTTGCTGTGCCATGCTGAAGCGAGCGTGTGTACCGAAGAACTTGCAAGCGCCTGATCGTAGTACTCCATGGCCTTTGGAAGCTCTCCCTTATGCATCATCTCATCGCCGTATCGTATCCAGATCTCGGCGTCGTTCGTACTTTCGGTCGCGTGTTTTGTGCGGTCTGCAGTATTCATTTTTTTACCCCCCACCATCGGGTTTCATGTTCTCCCCCCGATGGCTGATTGATGAATAATATCGGTCTAAATATATTTTTATGCACTAATATGCTGCATGTCGACGGTGCATGCCCACAGCGCCGGGTTGATATGCCGGGCATTGATCCGGCGGTATTTTCACCGGAAATTATTCCTCTTTATTGATTTCGAGCGCTTTGGTTATTTTTCTCCGCGCTGCCCGTCACATCCAGGCCGATAGTGCCATCGCCACGTCGGATCATCCGGAGCGGGGGTCTCCCCGGAATCCGGCTCATGCCCGGACAGTATCTTCAGGTCCGGGAACGCGAAAAGAGCACAATTCTTCGGACGATCCGGAGCCCTTCTTACCACACGCAACTGACATTTCTGTCAGGTCACGGTCGAATAAACTGTCACGGGTATATTTTTATGGGGATACAATTTGGGGGATACAATTAATGGGAGTTCCACGAAACACATCATCATTGATAAGGTGGGGTAAGGTATGGCACTCGAAGAGGAGACGATATCAAAGATCAAAGTCCTGCTCAAGCTCAACTCGCGCGGTCTTACGATAACGGAGATCTCCTCAAAACTGAAGATGAACAGAAATTCGGTGGCAAAGTACCTGGAGGTCCTGCTCATCTCGGGCCAGGTGGAGAGCTGTTCCTACGGGACCGCACGCGTCTTCTTCCTCTCTCACCGGATTCCCATATCTGCAATGCTCGGCATTTCTTCGGATCTTGTCCTCGCACTCGACGAGAACCATAAAATGGTGTTCTGTAACGAGAGCTTTCTGAAGTTCTTCGGACTCACCAGGGAAGAGATCATCGGGAAACATATCGTCGAAATTTACAAGAAAAACATCGAGGATATCTCATTTTCGGAGATATTCTCGGATATCCTGATAAATCCCGAGCTCACGAGGGAGATACAGATAAATAAGGCAGCTGAAATGTTTTTTTTCCGGATTAAAAGTATAAATACCGTATTCGACGACGGCGGACAGGGCATTACGATCCTCATGGAGGACATCACCCGGGAAAAAAAGTATAAACTCGAACTTGAGACAAAAGAAGCAAGATACAGGGGAATCGTGGAGGACCAGCCCGAGTTCATCACACGGTTCCGCCCCGACGGAACACTTTCCTTCGTCAATTCGACATACGCCCGGTATTACGGGAAAGATCCCGGAACCCTGATCGGAGAACCGTACATCTATGCCCTGCTCGAAGATGACAGGGATTCGGTGGATAGGACTATCCGCTCCCTCGCTATTGACGACCCCGTCGCCTCCTTCGACTGCAGGGTACTATGCCCTTCCGGCCAGGTCAGATGGCAGTCCTGGACGATCCGGGCATTCTTCGATGGTCAGGCGAACCCCGTGGAATACCAGGGGGTGGGCCGGGACAATATGGAGAAGCGTGAGGCTGCGGCAAAAATTCAGCAGCACATCGCGAATATGGAATTTTTGTCCCGGAAACTGCTGGAATTCTCCGAATTGCCGATGGACACGGGCATATTTGAAAAGATCGCCGCCGATCTCCAGGAACTTGCACCCGGATCCACGATATTCCTGAACTTGTTTTCAGAGCCGGATGAAAGCATGACGTTGAAAAGCCTCCTCCCTGAGCGCGACCGGGAACTGATTCACCGATACCTTGGCCGGGATCCCGTCGGCACTCAATATCACCTCAATCCCCAACTGTTCCGGGAATTGAGGATCGGTATCCTGCACAAAGTAGCTCTTCCGGTGTGTGATATCATCTCCCCCTCCCTGCCGGAATCAGTGTGCGAGGAAATATCGCGGGTGATAGAATCTGGCGATATATATGCCGTCGGCTTCGTGCGCGGGGGGAAACTCCTCGGAAATGCAATGATCGTGGTGCGGAAAAGCGCGGATGTTCCGGACCTCCCTTTGGTGGAGACGTATGTCCGCCAGGCGACCATCGCCCTTCAGCGCAGGCTTGCCGAAGATGCGCTGAAGGAGAGCGAGGAGTTGTACCGTAACGTGATCGAGAACATCCAGGATGTATTCTATCGCTCCGATCTTGAGGGAAGGCTGATCATGGCGAGCCCGAGCTGGGCCTCCGTGCTGGGGTACGCCGCCATGGACGAGTGCCTCGGAAAGAATATCGCGGATGCGTTTTATTTCGATCCCGCGGAAAGAAGCAGATTCCTGGAAGAGGTCCGGACCCATGGGGAGGTCCTCGATTACGAAGTGGTCCTGAAAAAGAAGGACGGCAGCCCCCTCCACGTTGCAGTGAGCAGTCACCTGTATTACGATAAATCGGGTGCCCCGCTCGGAATAGAAGGTATATTCAGGGATATGACAGAGCGCCACGAATCATCGGTGAAGATCCAGCGTTATCTTACCGAAAAGGAATTTTTTTCGAAAAAACTGCAGGAATTCATCGAATTGCCTCCAAAATCCGATATTTTCGAGAAAATTGGCCTGGATCTGAAATTTCTCATCCCGAAAGGGTATATTGTCGTGTGCACCTTCGATAATGCGACAGGGGTTATCACTCTCCGGAAGATGCTCATGGGACGTGACGCACACGACCTCTTTTCATCCTGTTTTGGCTGTGAGCCAGAGGGTTTTCAGCTCACCGCGACACCGGAGACCCGCAGAGGGATCCTTGAGGGACGCATCCTGCATGTAGACCGTTCGGAGTTTCCTCCCCTCTTTGAGGGAGCGCTTGGCAATGCGTTGAACGGTTTCATTGGGATGACCCGTATCAGGGAGATCTATGGAATCGGGCTCGTACGTGAGAATGAAGCGCTTGGTGTGGCCGGGGTCTTCCTCCCGGAAGATGCGGAGGTCCCGGATTTCCAGACGGTTGAAATTTACGTGCAGGCCGCCGCGATCGCTCTCCAGCGGCATATTGCTGAAGAGTCATTAAGCAAGAGCGAGGAACTGTTCTCGAAGATCACGGCACATTCTCCCTTCCCCATCTCGATCATCGCGGAGGATGGCAAATACCTGTTCATAAATTCCAGGTTCACCGAGACCTTCGGGTACGATCTTTCGGACTTCTCGACGGGCAGGGAATGGTTCCGGGTGGCGTATCCCGATCCGGAATACCGGAGATCGGTCATCGCCGCATGGTCCGGCGACCTGGAAGACTCCCAGGTCGGTTCGATGAGGCCCAGGACTTTCTCGGTCAGATGTAAAAACGGTGAGATAAAGGAGATCTTTTTCCGGCCCGTCACCCTGACCGACAACAAGCAGTTCGTGGTATACGAGGATATCACCGACCAGCGTGAGGCGGACCGGACCCGTCACCTCCTCTCATCCATCATCGAATCGACCATGGAAGCCGTGATCGGGAAGAGCGTCGATGGTATCGTGATCAGCTGGAACGCATCCGCCGAGCGGATATACGGGTACACCGCTGCCGAGATGATCGGGAAGCACATCAGTTCTATCATTCCTCCGGACCGGTTTCCCGAGATGGAGGAGATCATCGGAAGGGTCAGGCAGGGCATCCCTGTGGAGTACCTGGAGACCATCCGGATAAGGAAGGACGGATCTCCGGTCGATATCGGGATGTCTGTCTCGCCTATCAGGGACGAGAACGGCATCGTGATCGGGGCCTCGACTATTGCACGCGATATCTCGCAACAGAAAGCAGAGGAGCGACTGAGGGGGAAAGAAGAGGAGTATCGCGCTCTGGTCCAGGACATGGGCGTCGGGGTCTACCGGAGTACGGGTGATCCGATGGGACGATTTATCTGGGGAAATCCCGCCCTCGTCAGCATACTCGGGTATCCTTCTCTTGATCAGCTCAAAAACGTAAAAGTTGCGAGCATCTTTGCCGAACCGGACGGGAGAAAGCAACTCCTCGATGACCTTCGCAAGTACGGGTTCGTGAAGAACTGCCCGATCAGGTTGAAGACCCCGGACGGGAAGGTTCTGGCGGTCCGGGTCACTGCTCTTGCACAATTCGATTCTGCAGGAGAGGTTTCATGCATCAACGGACTCGTCGAGGATGTCACCAGTCTCCAGGAGGCCGAGATACGCCTCGAGGGAGCGAGGGAAGAGATCGGGTCCCTCATCGACTTCATCCCCCACCCGGCGTTTATAATCGACGAGGAGAAGCGTGTCGTCGCATGGAATACTGCGCTGGAAAAGATGACCGGCACCGGCAGGGCCGAGATTCTCGGTTCCTGTGACTATTCGGGCGCCTTCAGCAGTGTACTTCCTTCATGCCCCCCCTTAATC
This window harbors:
- a CDS encoding DUF1616 domain-containing protein, whose product is MDEHNAGAGVLDAFSPRNTPPDLALVYLWTIASAAVIYIPIVNGTFLRVIIALPMILFFPGYSLICALFPGKTEIDGIERLALSFGLSIAVVPLIGLVLNYTPWGIRLDPLVISLAIFTLAMAIVAQFRRAQIAPEARFSVPFRGLSVAFKAEFFDPSAGKTDRALSVLLLIAIAGALVATAYVIAVPKEGEKFTEFYILGSEGKASDYPTMIRTGDPQEVIVGIGNHEYRNASYFVEVWLLDRESDPASGASSIIKMDEMSQQRVDLPDNQTYQEKLPFRVNETGYNQIQFLLFIDQAPGAEVRGQDRINASYRDLHLWITVRPR
- a CDS encoding tetratricopeptide repeat protein — its product is MNTADRTKHTTESTNDAGIWIRYGDEMMHKGELPKAMEYYDQALASSSVHTLASAWHSKANALDSVGRHEEAIACYDNALKCDPQNAECLFNKGITLKKVGREDEGLACINQGVLIAMGG
- a CDS encoding tetratricopeptide repeat protein, translated to MNTADRTKHATESTNDAEIWIRYGDEMMHKGELPKAMEYYDQALASSSVHTLASAWHSKANALDSVGRHDEAIACYDNALKCDPQNAECWFNKGLTLKKVGKEDEGLACINHGVRIAMGR
- a CDS encoding tetratricopeptide repeat protein; this encodes MNTADRTKHATESTNDAEIWIRYGDEMMHKGELPKAMEYYDQALASSSVHTLASAWHSKANALDSVGRHDEAIACYDNALKCDPQNAECWFNKGLTLKKVGKEDEGLACINQGVLIAMGR
- a CDS encoding PAS domain S-box protein; the encoded protein is MALEEETISKIKVLLKLNSRGLTITEISSKLKMNRNSVAKYLEVLLISGQVESCSYGTARVFFLSHRIPISAMLGISSDLVLALDENHKMVFCNESFLKFFGLTREEIIGKHIVEIYKKNIEDISFSEIFSDILINPELTREIQINKAAEMFFFRIKSINTVFDDGGQGITILMEDITREKKYKLELETKEARYRGIVEDQPEFITRFRPDGTLSFVNSTYARYYGKDPGTLIGEPYIYALLEDDRDSVDRTIRSLAIDDPVASFDCRVLCPSGQVRWQSWTIRAFFDGQANPVEYQGVGRDNMEKREAAAKIQQHIANMEFLSRKLLEFSELPMDTGIFEKIAADLQELAPGSTIFLNLFSEPDESMTLKSLLPERDRELIHRYLGRDPVGTQYHLNPQLFRELRIGILHKVALPVCDIISPSLPESVCEEISRVIESGDIYAVGFVRGGKLLGNAMIVVRKSADVPDLPLVETYVRQATIALQRRLAEDALKESEELYRNVIENIQDVFYRSDLEGRLIMASPSWASVLGYAAMDECLGKNIADAFYFDPAERSRFLEEVRTHGEVLDYEVVLKKKDGSPLHVAVSSHLYYDKSGAPLGIEGIFRDMTERHESSVKIQRYLTEKEFFSKKLQEFIELPPKSDIFEKIGLDLKFLIPKGYIVVCTFDNATGVITLRKMLMGRDAHDLFSSCFGCEPEGFQLTATPETRRGILEGRILHVDRSEFPPLFEGALGNALNGFIGMTRIREIYGIGLVRENEALGVAGVFLPEDAEVPDFQTVEIYVQAAAIALQRHIAEESLSKSEELFSKITAHSPFPISIIAEDGKYLFINSRFTETFGYDLSDFSTGREWFRVAYPDPEYRRSVIAAWSGDLEDSQVGSMRPRTFSVRCKNGEIKEIFFRPVTLTDNKQFVVYEDITDQREADRTRHLLSSIIESTMEAVIGKSVDGIVISWNASAERIYGYTAAEMIGKHISSIIPPDRFPEMEEIIGRVRQGIPVEYLETIRIRKDGSPVDIGMSVSPIRDENGIVIGASTIARDISQQKAEERLRGKEEEYRALVQDMGVGVYRSTGDPMGRFIWGNPALVSILGYPSLDQLKNVKVASIFAEPDGRKQLLDDLRKYGFVKNCPIRLKTPDGKVLAVRVTALAQFDSAGEVSCINGLVEDVTSLQEAEIRLEGAREEIGSLIDFIPHPAFIIDEEKRVVAWNTALEKMTGTGRAEILGSCDYSGAFSSVLPSCPPLIDLIAEGDEEILRYYTNVKRENGKLTAEKSLPAGTAGTDDLPVVTIEASYLRGPTGEPIGGIEIIHLP